One region of Gorilla gorilla gorilla isolate KB3781 chromosome 13, NHGRI_mGorGor1-v2.1_pri, whole genome shotgun sequence genomic DNA includes:
- the LOC115935826 gene encoding olfactory receptor 13C5, with protein sequence MEWENHTILVEFFLKGLSGHPRLELLFFVLIFIMYVVILLGNGTLILISILDPHLHTPMYFFLGNLSFLDICYTTTSIPSMLVSFLSERKTISLSGCAVQMFLGLAMGTTECVLLGMMAFDHYVAICNPLRYPIIMSKDAYVSMAAGSWIIGAVNSAVQTVFVVQLHFCRNNIINHFTCEILAVMKLACADISGNEFILLVTTTLFLLTPLLLIIVSYTLIILSIFKISSSEGRSKPSSTCSARLTVVITFCGTIFLMYMKPKSQETLNSDDLDATDKLIFIFYRVMTPTMNPFIYSLRNKDVKEAVKHLLRRKNFNK encoded by the coding sequence atggaatgggaAAACCACACCATTCTGGTGGAATTTTTTCTGAAGGGACTTTCTGGTCACCCAAGACTTGAGTTACTCTTTTTTGTGCTCATCTTCATAATGTATGTGGTCATCCTTCTGGGGAATGGTACTCTCATTTTAATCAGCATCTTGGACCCTCACCTTCACACCCCTATGTACTTCTTTCTGGGGAACCTCTCCTTCTTGGACATCTgctacaccaccacctctattcCCTCCATGCTAGTGAGCTTCCTTTCAGAAAGAAAGACCATTTCCCTTTCTGGCTGTGCAGTGCAGATGTTCCTCGGCTTGGCCATGGGGACAACAGAGTGTGTGCTTCTGGGCATGATGGCCTTTGACCACTATGTGGCTATCTGCAACCCTCTGAGATATCCCATCATCATGAGCAAGGATGCCTATGTATCCATGGCAGCTGGGTCCTGGATCATAGGAGCTGTCAATTCTGCAGTACAAACAGTGTTTGTGGTACAATTGCATTTCTGCAGGAATAACATCATCAATCATTTCACCTGTGAAATTCTAGCTGTCATGAAACTGGCCTGTGCTGACATCTCAGGCAATGAGTTCATCCTGCTTGTGACCACAACATTGTTCCTATTGACACCTTTGTTATTAATTATTGTCTCTTACACGTTAATCATTTTGAGCATCTTCAAAATTAGCTCTTCCGAGGGGAGAAGCAAACCTTCCTCTACCTGCTCAGCTCGTCTGACTGTGGTGATAACATTCTGTGGGACCATCTTCCTCATGTACATGAAGCCCAAGTCTCAAGAGACACTTAATTCAGATGACTTGGATGCCACTGACAAACTTATATTCATATTCTACAGGGTGATGACTCCCACGATGAATCCTTTTATCTACAGTCTTAGAAacaaggatgtgaaggaggcaGTAAAACACCtactgagaagaaaaaattttaacaagTAA